Below is a window of Halomicrobium mukohataei DSM 12286 DNA.
CTTGGCGATGGGGACGCCGGCACCCGCGGCGACCATCGTGCTCGTCGTCGAGACGTTGATCGTGTCGTAGTCGTCGCCGCCGGTGCCACAGGTGTCGACCAGCGGCCGCCGGTCGGGGTCGATCGTCCGCGCGGCGTCGCGCATCCCCTCGGCGAAGCCGGCGATCTCCGCTTCGGTCTCCCCTTTCGCTCGCAGACCCGCCAGCAGTGCCCCGATCTGGGCCTCCGTGGCGTCCTCGAAGACCGCCGTCGCTGCCTCGCGAGCCTCGTCCTGTGTCAGATCCTCTCCCTCGGTCACGCGTTCGATGTATTCCTGCATTGTGGGTCACCAATGAACTCTTTCGTGTTGTAATGTACAACCTCGTACATCCAAATAAGGCTGTCGGGACCACGTGACGGATTCGATATCGCGACATCGCCCGAGTGGAGACGTCGTGTCGCTCGAATCGCTCTCGACCGCACCGTGCCCACAACCCACAGACGGCACTGGGATTCGGTTTCGAAACATTCAATTATACCCCTCTGCAACGGATGAGTGTAGATAGAAGCCAACGCGGGTTGGTGGTCTAGTTGGTTATGACACCTCCTTGACATGGAGGAGGCCGGCGGTTCAAATCCGCCCCAACCCATTTTTGACGACACAAACCGTGAGCGGAGCGAGCGGTCTGTGTCGGCGAAATTGGTGACACGGATTGGAAGCAGACGAGACGAGCATCGCGAGTCTCGGCGCGGTTCAAATCCGCCCCAACCCATTCTCTGATTCCTCGCGACGACGAGCACGACGATTCTTTCGCCGGTCTGGGTTCCGCCCGAGTCGACAGACGGCACCGCTTCGAGGACACTTCCTCGTGAGTGTCGCGTGTGGCTCGGCGGTGGCCTCTCGGAAGCCGGCGTGTTCGAAACCACCGCTCGACGACGGTGTGCCCGCTGTGTCACAATTTTTCACGCACGACATCGGTGGTCCCAATAGCTTCATACGCCGCCCGCCAGAGTGTGTCCATATGGACGAGACGATCAGCTCACGTCGGCCGTTCGAACAGTTCGTGCTGCTGGCGGTTGCCGAACTGACCATCGACGGGGAGACGCCCGTCCAGTCCCACGTGGTGACGGAGACGATCAAGGACCAGCTCGATACGGTCGCTCGTGATTCGTTCGGCGGCGTCGAACGACAGGAGGTCGTGTCGGCGCTGGGATCGCTCGCGGCGGACGACCTGCTGTCGACCGAGCGGACCACGTCGGCGACGGGGAAAGGGCGGCCCGCCTACGACGCCGAAGTCGGTGTGAAGACGATCGTGGAGACACTCCTGGACGACGACACGGTCGGTCCCTACGCCGAACGCCTGCAGACCACGGTCTGAGTGGCGTCTCGGAACGAAATCCACTTGGAGATAGCCAACCGATCTCCGCGTATGCGCGAGTTCGAGTTCACGGTCCAGTACGAGCCGGGCGCGGACGACCTGATGGACCTCTTTGTCGAGACTCCGTCGCTCTCCGCTCGCTCGCAGGCCTGTTTCGCCAACGCGGACGCGATGTGGCGAATCGACCGCATCGTCGGCCCGTCGGACGTGCTCGACCGCCTCGACGATCTCTATCTCGACGAGTCGATCTGTAACGAGTGTCTGGACATGGAGCGGTGTTCGTCCACCCGCGAGTACCAGGTTCTTGACGCCGGCCCGGAGCATCGCCTGATCTACACGCGCCGCCAGGAGATCGACCGCTGTCACTCCATCCCGTATCTCGCCGTCGACTACGTGGGCGACGGGGTGCTGTTCGACGCGGAACGATCGGGCGACGAGTACGTCTGGCGGGTCCTGATGCCGGAAGCGACGCCGGTCGGCGAGCTGTACGACGCGATCGAGCGAAACCTCAGAGACGGACTGACGCTCGAACTGGGCCACGTCGGCGGAATCGACGGCTGGCGTGGCGACGATGCCTTCGACGCCGATCTCACCGTCGAGGAGCGCCGAACGCTGCAGGCGGCCGTCGACGCGGGATACTACCGGACGCCACGGGAGACGACTGTCGACGAACTGGGCGAGCGACTGGACGTACCGCGATCGACGGTACAGTATCGGTTACAGCGAGCGGAGGGTAAGGCCGTCGAACAGTTCGCTGACGGTAGCCTCTAGACGATCGAGGCGTTGCTCGCTTCCTGCTCGATCGCCGGTGGTTCGCCGGCTTCCAGGCGTTCGAGTCGGTCCATGATCGTATGGACCACGTCACCATTCGTACAGGGAGCCACGTGCTGGAGTTCTCCGCCCGCGTACTCGGCCAGTCCCATCACGGGCAGGATCATCGCCGAGTAGTCGTCGGTGATCTCCGAAGAGATCTCGGTCGTCTGGTAGAACGACTCCAGCGAGACGTTGTTCGACAGCGCCCACTGCTTGAACTCGGCGACGCGATTGAGGATGTACCGGCCCTCCTCGGTGTGGGCGGCCGCCGACTCCCGGGACACCTGCTTGCCCCAGACGATGACCGAGAAGTCTTCGATCGCGTCGTTCTGGTCCAGCGTTTCGAGTCGCTCGATGACGGCCGCCTGTCGCTCGTGGGCACCGTCCGGAACGAGCGACCGGACGTAGAGTTCGATGTGGGGTGTGGGGGTATCGGACATGGTTCAACTGATCTACGTGTCAACACTCCCGCACCACACTAATACTTTGCGTGGACCCGTTGACGTGGGTAACGTTCACATACAAAATTGTGGGTAGAGCGGTTTTGCACTGGCTCTGACACCGGTTAGATCTGTGATCGTTCAACCGACAGGGACAAACGCTTTCCAACTATAACTGGATGTTTAAGAAATACTATATTGGTCGCTCTGCGGTGTCTCGCTGTTGGGGTCGGAGAGGCGTCACCGTCGTCGCTGGGTCTCCGGTTCCGCCTCACACCGTCTGTGAAAGCACGTTACGATAGCACTCCCTCGGTAGCGACAGCCCGGAGACAGACAGCCGGCAGCGTCAGTCGTCGTCGAGTCGGGCGAGTGTCTCGTGAGCGCCGACGACCATCGCGGGGACGACGATCATGAAGACGTGTTCCTCGATCGGAATTCCGAGCAGTTCGACGCCGGTTCGCATCGGGATCGCGAACACGCCGACCGCCAGCGTGTACCAGTCCCAGACGTACGCGAACGGATAGAGGACGGCGATCGTTCGGGCAGCGGTCCGGCCCGCGTCGGCGTACCAGAGCAGGCCGGCCGCGACGAGACCCCACACGATCTCTGTCGCGAGGTACGTGTACGGGCCGAGGACGGTGATGTCCGGGAGCACGCCGGGTGTTCGGGCGCTGGCACAATGAACTCCGGGGGTGAGCGAGTCCGACGAGCGTTCTCAGCTGCTGGAACCGGAACCAACTTTGATTACCTCTGGCGTCGAACCCTCGTAGTGGGAAGTACGATGAATATAGCTGATATTGCCACTAGTGATTTTGTTGAACTCGACGCCGATGTCCGCCTCGGCAAAGTGCGCTCGATCTTCGAGCGCGAGAACCCCAAGGGAATCGTCATCACCGAGGACGGGGCGTACGCCGGTGTGATTACCCAGAAGCAGCTGGTCCAGTCCCACGTCGAGGACAACGCCAAGGCAGGTGCGATGATGCGGTCGGCCCCGAAAGTCGAACGCCACGACGACGTCCGCGAGGTCGCTCGCGTCCTCGTCGAAGGCGGTGCGAAGATCGCACCGGTCTTCGAGGGGGGCTCGCTGTGGGGGGTCGTCACTGGCGACGACATTCTCGAAGCCGTCCTGGAGAATCTCGATGCCCTCACCGTCGAACAGATCTACACCAAAGACGTCGTCACCATCACCGAGGAGACCCACGTCGGGCAAGCGATCAACCTCCTGCGCAAGCACAGCATCTCTCGTATCCCCGTGCTCGACGACGACGGAGACCTCTCTGGCATGGTCACGACCCACGACATCGTCGACGTGGTCGTCCGGGATATGAACAAGGCGACGCGGGGCGACCGCTCCGGCGAGAACGACCGCGTCCTCGATCTGCCGGTCTACGACATCATGAACAGCCCCGTCGCGACGACCTCTCTCGACGGTTCGGTTCGAGATGCCGTCGAGCGGATGCTCGAAAACGACTTCGCCGGCCTCGTCGTCACCCCGGACCACGACGACTCGCTGGTCGCCGGGATCGTCACCAAGACGGACGTGCTCCGCGCGCTGACGTTCACCGAGGAGGAGCATATGGACGTACAGATCACCAACATCAACCTCCTGGACAACACGATCTCTCGGGACGACATCCGCGAAGAGATCGGCGACGTGGCCAGCAAGTACCAGGACATGCAGGTCCAGCACGCCCACGTCCGCTTCCACGAGCACAAGGAGAAACTCCGTGGCACGCCCCTGATCCAGTGCCAGATCCGTCTGCGGACCAACAAGGGCCAGGCCGCCGGCTCCGGCGAGGGCTACGGCTCCGACACGGCGTTCAACGTCGCTCTCGACAAACTCCAGCGGAACGTCCTGGAGATGAAAGGCGTCCGCGCCGACGAGGAGTACCGCGGCCAGCTGCTGCGGAAGCTGGGCGAGCTGTAGCGCCCTCCTTCCTCTGTATCCGCCGAGCCCCGCGAGGCGGTTCACTCGATCGAACGGTGCGAGGCGCGCCGAAGGCGGCCCTCGATGTGAACGGGGAACGAACTGACCCGTGAACGGAGTGAGATCGAGCGTTTTTCACCCACGTTTTTACGCGAGGGTTCCCGCAGTGAGCGAAGCGAGCGAGGAAACCCGACGCGGAAAAAGGTGGAGGAGTACCGCGGCCAGCTGCTGCGGAAGCTGGGCGAGCTGTAGGGGTCGACGGCGTTCTTTTCCACACGTTTTGATCGGGCATCTTCGCTCTGGCACGATGGAGTATCGCGGCACCGTCACGGCGCGGTTCGGCCGTCGTTCGAGCGTCGCTCTGCCAGCAACAGAACGACGCCACCGAGGAGCGTCACGTAGACTCCGACGTCGGCGATAAACATGCCAATGATTCCGTATTTACCGACACAAAAAGTGACGGACGTCACTACTGCGACGGTTCCGACCGACACTCGAAACGAACTCTCGCTGACCCATTTGAGGTCACTGACCATTCCCAGAGCAGTGACGAGCGCAAGTACGAGCGTGACGAGACCGTACGTTTCTGTCCCGGAATGCATCCCCGGTAGTCCGACTGTCAGGATCGCCTCGTGCGTCGGGTTAGCCCTGACCCACGGTAGATACGCCCCAACGAGGAGAAAACACAGACCGATCCAGACTCGTCTCCGTGAGTGCATCGCTATCTCGTACACTGCCCGCTGGAGGTTGTAGTTCTTCTGTCCGATATTTCGGTCAAATGACTGGAACGACCACG
It encodes the following:
- a CDS encoding helix-turn-helix domain-containing protein; the protein is MREFEFTVQYEPGADDLMDLFVETPSLSARSQACFANADAMWRIDRIVGPSDVLDRLDDLYLDESICNECLDMERCSSTREYQVLDAGPEHRLIYTRRQEIDRCHSIPYLAVDYVGDGVLFDAERSGDEYVWRVLMPEATPVGELYDAIERNLRDGLTLELGHVGGIDGWRGDDAFDADLTVEERRTLQAAVDAGYYRTPRETTVDELGERLDVPRSTVQYRLQRAEGKAVEQFADGSL
- a CDS encoding HTH domain-containing protein, with translation MSDTPTPHIELYVRSLVPDGAHERQAAVIERLETLDQNDAIEDFSVIVWGKQVSRESAAAHTEEGRYILNRVAEFKQWALSNNVSLESFYQTTEISSEITDDYSAMILPVMGLAEYAGGELQHVAPCTNGDVVHTIMDRLERLEAGEPPAIEQEASNASIV
- a CDS encoding lycopene cyclase domain-containing protein; amino-acid sequence: MLPDITVLGPYTYLATEIVWGLVAAGLLWYADAGRTAARTIAVLYPFAYVWDWYTLAVGVFAIPMRTGVELLGIPIEEHVFMIVVPAMVVGAHETLARLDDD
- a CDS encoding CBS domain-containing protein; this translates as MNIADIATSDFVELDADVRLGKVRSIFERENPKGIVITEDGAYAGVITQKQLVQSHVEDNAKAGAMMRSAPKVERHDDVREVARVLVEGGAKIAPVFEGGSLWGVVTGDDILEAVLENLDALTVEQIYTKDVVTITEETHVGQAINLLRKHSISRIPVLDDDGDLSGMVTTHDIVDVVVRDMNKATRGDRSGENDRVLDLPVYDIMNSPVATTSLDGSVRDAVERMLENDFAGLVVTPDHDDSLVAGIVTKTDVLRALTFTEEEHMDVQITNINLLDNTISRDDIREEIGDVASKYQDMQVQHAHVRFHEHKEKLRGTPLIQCQIRLRTNKGQAAGSGEGYGSDTAFNVALDKLQRNVLEMKGVRADEEYRGQLLRKLGEL